CGAAGCGCCGCATCGACACCGCCCGCGACATCCTCGTCGGCAAAGTGCCCGACCCGAAAAGCCAGGTCGAGCAGATCACAATCGCCCTCATCTACAAGTTTATGGACGACATCGACGCGGAAGCGGAGGAGTTGGGCGGAGAACGCAAGTTCTTTGCCGGAGAACACGCGAAATACGGCTGGCACAAACTGCTGCGCTCCGGCATCGGCGGGCAGGCGACGCTCAACCTCTACGCCGAAGCCATCGGGAAGATGCCGGAGAACCCCGGCGTTCCGCCGCTCTTCCGCGACATCTTCAAGAACGCTTTTCTGCCGTACCGCGACCCGGAGACGCTGCGCGAGTTCCTGAAAGTCATCGACGAGTTCGAATACGATCACAGCGAACGGCTCGGCGACGCCTTCGAGTACCTGCTTTCGGTGCTCGGTTCGCAGGGCGACGCCG
The DNA window shown above is from Candidatus Poribacteria bacterium and carries:
- a CDS encoding restriction endonuclease subunit M/S, which codes for MLDTDTKRRIDTARDILVGKVPDPKSQVEQITIALIYKFMDDIDAEAEELGGERKFFAGEHAKYGWHKLLRSGIGGQATLNLYAEAIGKMPENPGVPPLFRDIFKNAFLPYRDPETLREFLKVIDEFEYDHSERLGDAFEYLLSVLGSQGDA